The Jiangella alba genome includes the window GCCGGGTCCGGCGTCCAGTCGCCGTCGCCGACGCGGTGCTTGACCCAGCTGCGCGTCGTCCCGGCCCAGTCGGTGAAGACACTGACGCTGTACGCGGCGGCGAAGATCTCGTCGAACCGCTCGCCGACGGTGTCCAGCGCGAGATCGTCGTAGACCACCTGCTGGACCTCGAACGCGGGCACGACGTCCAGCGTCACCGCCACCACGACCCCGAGCGCACCGAGCGCCACCACGGCGCCGTCGAAGTCCGGCTCGCCCCGGCGCAGCGTCACCAGCTCGCCGTCGGCCCGCACCAGGTGCAGCGCCGCGACCGCCGTCGCGAGGTTGCCGTTGCCGTCGCCGGAGCCGTGCGTGGCCGTGGCGACCGCGCCGGCCACCGAGAGGTGCGGCAGCGAGCCGAGGTTGTGCAGCGCCCAGTCCTGCCGGTGCAGCTGCTCGGCGAGGTCGCCGTAGCGCAGCCCGGCCGCGACCGTCACCGTCCGGGCCGCCGCGTCGACGTCGGCCCGCGGTGGCAGCCCGGCGACGGACACCAGCTCACCGGTGGTGTCGGCGACGTCGCTGAACGAGTGCCGGCTGCCCAGCGCCCGGATGCGCGCGGTGCGCGCGACGACGTCCTGCAGCTCCTCGACCGACGATGGCGTGTGGATGCGGGTCGCGCCGTAGGTGAGCTTGCCCGCCCAGTTCGTCCGTTCCGCGCTCACAGCGTGCAGCGTACGGGCCGGGTCGCGGCCACGTCGCGCCGCCCGGGTCGGCAAGATGTCCGTATGAGGCCCTGGCTGCAACAGTGGATGGACGACCTCGTCAGCGAGCGCTACGCGGAGGCCGACGAGAACGTTCACTTCACCGAGAACCTGGCCGAGACGGTCATCGCCGAGTACTCCCTGCCCGGCCAACTGGTGCTCGACCCGTTCGCCGGGTTCGGCACCACGCTGGTCGTCGCGGAGCGGATGGGCCGGTCCGGACTGGGCATCGAGCTGCTGCCGGAGCGGGCGGACATGATCCGCCGCCGGCTCGACGGCGCCGGCGAGGTCATCGACGGCGACGCCCGCGAGGTCGCGGCGCTGGTCGATCGCCCGGTCGACCTGTGCCTGACGTCGCCGCCGTACATGACGCTGAAGAACCACCCGGAGAACCCGCTCAACGCCTACGAGACCCTCGACGGCGACTACCAGACCTACCTCGGCGAGCTGGACGGCATCTTCGGCCAGGTCGCCGGGCTGCTGCGGCCGTGGGGCCACCTCGTCCTCAACGTCGGCAACATGATCGACGACGGCGTCGCCACCACCCTCGCCTGGGACGTCGGCGCCATCGTCGGCCGCCACCTGACCTTCCGGCAGGAGACGTTCCTGTGCTGGGACGAGCAGCCCGAGTGGCTCACCGGCGACTACTGCCTGGTGTTCCAGAAGAGCGGCTAGAGGGGCTTGTGCCAGACGAGGAAGTCGCACGGCGTGGCCAGCAGCGGCGCCAGGTGCGGATAGTCCTCGTCGATGCTGCCGCGGCGGACCACCCGGTAGCCGATGCGCTCGTACCACTGGGCGAGGAACGCCTTCGCCGGGTGCGTCCAGGCGCGAGGCACCAGCAGCTCCAGCCGCATGGTCGTGCGGCCTTCGTCGCGGCTGCGGTCCTCGGCGAACCGCACCAGCGCGCGCCCGACGCCGCTGCCGCGATGCTCCGGGTCGGCGGCGAGCAGTCCGAACTCGCCGGTGGCGTCGTCCCAGCGCTGGACGTGGACGCACCCGATGGTGCGGCCGTCGTCGCGGGCGACGGCGATCTCGCCGGCCCGGATGAACCCCGCGACCTCGGCCGCGGACGTCCGGCTGGCGCCGTCGAGCCACAGCCCGGTCTCGGAGTCGGCGTAGACCCCGTTGACCAGCGCGGCGAGCGCCTCGACCAGCGCGACGTCGCCGGCCGCTCCCGGCCCGAGCAGCTCGACGCTCAGCTCACCCATGTCGTCAGTCCTACCGCACTGCCGCGCTCGAGGTCGTGGGTGGCGGCCAGCAGCTGCCGGATCGCCGGCGACGGCGGGCCGGCGGGCACGGCGAGGTAGGTCGTCGAGACCGGTGCGGCGAGCCGGCGATAGGCGACGCCCGGCATCGGCGGTGGTGGGCCGACCTCGTAGAACAGAGTCCACGACGGGGCGGCGTGGGCGAGGTCGG containing:
- a CDS encoding DNA methyltransferase, producing the protein MRPWLQQWMDDLVSERYAEADENVHFTENLAETVIAEYSLPGQLVLDPFAGFGTTLVVAERMGRSGLGIELLPERADMIRRRLDGAGEVIDGDAREVAALVDRPVDLCLTSPPYMTLKNHPENPLNAYETLDGDYQTYLGELDGIFGQVAGLLRPWGHLVLNVGNMIDDGVATTLAWDVGAIVGRHLTFRQETFLCWDEQPEWLTGDYCLVFQKSG
- a CDS encoding GNAT family N-acetyltransferase; translation: MGELSVELLGPGAAGDVALVEALAALVNGVYADSETGLWLDGASRTSAAEVAGFIRAGEIAVARDDGRTIGCVHVQRWDDATGEFGLLAADPEHRGSGVGRALVRFAEDRSRDEGRTTMRLELLVPRAWTHPAKAFLAQWYERIGYRVVRRGSIDEDYPHLAPLLATPCDFLVWHKPL
- a CDS encoding D-arabinono-1,4-lactone oxidase, giving the protein MSAERTNWAGKLTYGATRIHTPSSVEELQDVVARTARIRALGSRHSFSDVADTTGELVSVAGLPPRADVDAAARTVTVAAGLRYGDLAEQLHRQDWALHNLGSLPHLSVAGAVATATHGSGDGNGNLATAVAALHLVRADGELVTLRRGEPDFDGAVVALGALGVVVAVTLDVVPAFEVQQVVYDDLALDTVGERFDEIFAAAYSVSVFTDWAGTTRSWVKHRVGDGDWTPDPAWMGARPADSPRNPVPGMPAVNCTEQLGVPGPWYDRLPHFRLEFTPSSGEELQSEFLVPRAHGVAAFGAVAALAGHIAPVLQICELRTVAADDLWLSPSYGRDVVGIHFTWRKDPEGVAPVLARIERALAPYEPRPHWGKLFTVAPEQVRERYPRLADFRRLRGEHDPDGCFGNAFTGRYLG